CACTGGAAAGCTGTCAAAACGGTTATGAGGTACTTGCAAGGAAATAAAGACTTCAAGCTTATATACAGACATTCTGACCGTTTGGAAGTGGTTGCATATTCAGATTCGAATTTTGTTGGAAACACAGATACAAGAAAGTCTACTTCAGGATACATCTTCCTTCTTATTGGAAGTGTCGTATCTTggaaaagtataaaacaaactaTTGTTGCATCATCCACTATGGAGGCAGAATTTATCGCATGCTATGAAGCTACAGCATAGGCATAATGGTTGAAGAATTTTATATCTAGCCTAAAGGTTGTCGATTCTGTTACTAGGCCATTGAAGATTTTCTGTGATAATTCGGCTACAGTTTTCTTctctaaaaataacaaaaatggaAGCCAAAATAAGCACATTAATATAAAGTGTTTGGTtgttaaagaaaatattaacaagctgttagatgtatgccctagaagccaatctggctgacacattattaattctggacataaatttgtacttgactttattattattgaataataaatggacatcttttcattcatattgtttatgtgtctatgaatcgtccaaggaattaataagatgatgatacatattctcaagagttgagaatttgagccatgtatcattggtgattaatttttaaatgctcctgatcaatggatcatcacgaggacggtgatcgatctgatcagtgcacagatcgctttccttatggatggacgagactcgagtccacagtgtagggacactgaagtgatagtgcaggtgcttgttagagaacaaggtactgagcgtgaccaagacaagaagtcacttggatgtctatccactcgtcagtgacttgcttgatgttgcagtagtgtgactggtcctttgacctgcggtgcttcggctactcacagtgaggttattgtagtttgattgcacatacacatggtctctagccatatgggtccttgtagtgtagattggctgcagtaagttcactgtaggagtagggtacgcacctacaaggaatctatcgaccttgatagatgaggagtgatcctatgtgatttattagactgagttctaagaccttggccagggcagaatatacagtgaaaaagagttttctactctcaaactcaagtcgaataaatctagacatatgacagacgacggggtttgacgagttatccatgacctccggtctgtaggaatccacgatagaaggactgtatcacacgataactgcacctagaggttcatcattctattctgctgggtagccactacatactgctaggtgtcactggtggatggtgagactcacaggatcatcttgatggtcgataaaccctgatgagttgagttgaaattgtttcaacccattgaaaggagttttcaatgatattgtgatagagatcgcaatatatctcactaccagtcagaatagaacctatgggtcacacacattagaggtattgaccaatccgatggttgaatgtgattaggaatcacaaataatcaattagattgataaatggataaccgctaagagttagtggttagaagaaggaataaattgcaattggattgcaatttaatttaattaattagatttaattaattagacttgatcatgagtcctacttggagtgggattcatgaagtcctaattggattag
This genomic stretch from Phoenix dactylifera cultivar Barhee BC4 unplaced genomic scaffold, palm_55x_up_171113_PBpolish2nd_filt_p 002216F, whole genome shotgun sequence harbors:
- the LOC120109458 gene encoding secreted RxLR effector protein 161-like translates to MKDIPYASVVGSLMYAQVCTRPDIGYPVEMFGRYQSNPDIEHWKAVKTVMRYLQGNKDFKLIYRHSDRLEVVAYSDSNFVGNTDTRKSTSGYIFLLIGSVVSWKSIKQTIVASSTMEAEFIACYEATA